tattattattatctattttgtgaaggggggggggggggtaacttTGGAACACGTTAAGCTTTACTGTCCAAATTATGATGCTGAGAGGAAGGAGCCGATACTGAACCTTAGAGAAATAGAGCTAAATTTTGATTCACGTGATTAGATAAGCGTTATCTGTTTAAGAGAACGCCAACATCATTTCTTTCCTCAAATTTATCATTAGCATTATTTTTGACGGTCCATAAAACattgagaagaagaagacggcGAGGACGACCCGATATCCCAGAATCCTCTGCGCGGCCACGAAGAAGGACATCTTTCGTTGAAGAGGACACAGCAAGAGGCGTCGCAAGGTTAGCTGTCTGTAACGCCGACATTTgctgttacttttttaaaatacgACCTTTAGCATTATATTTCAGGTTGtctgttgttttaatttacCATAATTGTATAAACATCCTGGCTGTTTCAAACGTGTTAGCTAAAAAATCAGCTCTAGAAATGTTAGCATTTTAGCAGCGAGCTAACATGCTAACTTGTATTCAAAGCTAACAATCGGGTTGTAACACGGTTCTACTCTTTTGTTTATGTCGGCATAGGTTTGTACTTATGTCTGCTAATAATTAAACATTGAGTAGAGTTAAAATCAAAGCTAACGTTAACCTTTCATCACAACGCTATATGTGGCGTAGCCAGCTAACGCCTAGTGTTGAGGTTAGCCTCTGATCGCTGTGTTCATCTGACGTTTTTATAAACCcgttgcagctttaaattaatCCACCCTGTGCCATTTATCCAGATCGTTTAGACGTGTGCTTGAAGCTGATTAACAATGGCTGAGACTATTGAGGAGAAGCTGAAGAACTACAGGACTGCTCCATTTGACGCCCGATTCCCTAACACCAACCAGACCCGCAACTGTTACCAGAATTACCTGGGTGAGGACAACAAAGACTTACAATAAAACCAGTTAGACATAGATGAAAACTGAGCTTTGGCTGAACTACTCAATACCTATATAACTATAAACTTCTGCAATATCTTTAATCTTAACTTAACAAATTGCTTGAAATGGGTTTCAAAAGCACTTACAGATAAATGCAGTTATTTAATATTTCGTGCACAGGTTTGTGGTTGTTTAGTTAAAATCATtgtatacattttaacatttagcattttgttGACCCACCCATCAGATATATGTGGTGCATGATAACAAAGACAGCTGTCAGTTAACAGAGACTTACAAATCAGTCATCATTCGGTCACCTGAAAAAGtatttgatttcaaaatgtcattggGAGTATTAGAtaacacatttttgacaaattcctctgtaaaatactgtatttttggcCTGCAACTGataattattacattatcaattaatctgctgattattcttattatcttgttttgtcaataaaatgttagataataattaaaactgcctgttataatttccaGCTGCACAGTGTAAcctcttcaaatgtcttttgtcCCAACAACAACCcgaaacccaaaaatattaagTATAATATCATgtacaacaaagaaatgcatcaaatcATTGCACTTTAGTGGCTcgaaccagcaaatatttggcgTATTTGCCTTAAAATGACTAGAACGAATATTCGctaatcaaaattgttgcaaatATGGACAATCAAGATAAGCTTTGAGTCTCACTCTTTCTGTCAAGACTTGTTTTTGTCATGCTGCTATCCTAAGATCTCTGCAGCTTTATTTTATGGTGTTGTTGGTGTGGACATTGGTTTTATTCAGACCTTGAAtcctttttgttggttttttttgctccagACTTTCACAGGTGCAACAAGGCCCTGACAGCCAAAGGCCAGGATCTTACTCCCTGTCAATGGTACATGAGGGTTTACAAGAGCCTCTGTCCCATGAGCTGGGTAAGCCGTAGGACTTAAGCTCTGATCATTCAAACTTAACATATTTTCCGGTGTCCTTTTTGGGGTATATACCACAGTGTTTTTTCGGATGTTTTCCTGTGCACACACTAAATGTAGTTAGTGCTGGATAGCCATGGCTAGCTTATGTAGCCCAGACAGTTGTCGCTTTTCTGCTTCTTGCTATTTTGTGtctcgtttttctttttctcccttgttttttatgttgataCATGAAGAGCTACTTCTTTTTGTTCTGTGACTGACTGGTTACTTATCTCCAGGTAGTGTCTTAGAGTTAGAGGTCCTTTGAGATGTACATTAAGCTGCTTGTGATAAAGGACTGTAAGACAAATACAATTTactattgtttttcttcttaatgtTCCTGATCATATCTTAATTGTTGAAAGCAAAATAGTCTCACAGTTGCCATGAAAGCTTAGAAAAGCTAGTAAATCTGAATTGAGATTTTTGAGGCTATTTGCGTATGACATCACATGCAACCGGCCGTGACACTATTTTGTCACACATACTgttcccaaggtcaagaataaacgTCCATGCTCAAATCTCCATCATTGACAGGTTCTAATGATTGACATGAAACCACTGTGAATGTAAATCAATGCTTGTGCTGCAGCTTCACCATTGCTTGCATATGACTAATATTTTACTCTGTCTCCTGCAGGTTGCTAAGTGGGACGAGCAGATAGAAAATGGATCTTTCCCAGGGAGGATCTGAAATGTCCAACCATTATGGATCAGGACAGTCAACTGCGGGACATTCTGTTACTTGCACCTTTACCTCTATAGTGTATTGTACttaatgaaatattcaaacagcTATCACATTACCATCATTGATGTTACTTAAACTGTTAACTTAAACTATAAACACGCACAAGTTTTTACCCTGCATGTCAAGgtttgaaatttgttttcagtctctACTCTTCAGCATTGtttaatcaataaatataatGCAGATTTAATTAAAAGGCCGTTGTTcatcattaaattttaatgttttgctgtAGTGAATTGTATTCTGGGCAATTTCCCTAAGCCAGACATGGATAACATTTTCCTTAAATCAGTAACTTAATTTCACAAAACAGGCCTGGTTGGCCGCCACTGGGGTTAATATTGTTAAGTACTGTACCTATTTAGGGGTagatgaaatggaaatgtcTTCTTCTCAGTGGTTGTTAATGTCAACCAAATTTAAGGCAGGGCAAGGTAACACCATGAATTAAGTTCATCTGACAATTGACACTAGGAGTGTCCAATAAACACTGCATATATAAAGTTAGCTCAGTGAGtacttggacagtgacacatttttgtgatttttgcctctgtaaaacCAACACAGTGGATTTGATgtgaagccatcaagatgtgattgagttgtagactttaagctttattttcaaggggtttaacaaaatatcactaactgtttaggaattacagccatttttatgaacagtccctcattttcaggggctcaaaagtaattggacaatccaacataattataaatataaggattatttttaaaacttggatGAAAATGTCTGAAGTCTGGAGCCCATGgtcatcaccaaatgctgagtttccttctttgagatgctttgccaggcctttactgctgccatcttcagctgcttttgggtctttctgccctcagctttgtcttcagtaagtgaaaagctTGCTCAatttggttgaggtcaggtgactgacttggcatTTGAAGACttctatttctttgccttgagaagctcttgggttgccttcacagtatgttttgggtctttATTCATTTgcactgtgaagcaccgtcccaTCAGTTTTGCAACATTTGGCTCAATCTATAGCCCTATAGACTTCATAATTCattctgctacttctatcagcagtcacatcatcaataaacaccagtgacccagttccattgacAGCCctacatgcccatgccataatcCTGCCTCCACCAtgattgacagatgatgtagtGTTCTTTGACtcgttcctttccttccctttctcttcccatcaatctggtacaagttaatcttggtttaatctgtccaaagaatcttgttccgGAACTGGGAaggctttttagatgttttctggcaaagtctaatcttgACTTTCTGTTCTTGACTGTTACCattggtttgcaccttgtggtaaatcctctgtatttacattcatgaaggtgtctcttgattgtagactttgacaatgatacgcctacttCCCAGAGAGTGTCCTTGACCTGGTGAGATGCAGTGAAggctttttcttcaccaaggaaagattTCTATGATCATCCaatttagttgtcttccgtggtcttccagggtttttggtgttgctgagttcgccactgtatttcttttccttAAGAATGTACcattttgttgatttggccaaacctaaagtttctgccagCTGTCTGATAGgtccgttttgttttttcagcctaatgatggcctcctttatttgcatcaacacctctttggactgcatattgagagttcccaggAAGAGCTACCAAAGGCAAATTCAACATTTCGAATCAACTTTAGACCTTTTTTATGTGCttaatttgtcaattaataatgaacaataaacattttaaatctcaAAAATCCAATAGATCAGACCTTTCTGTTAATGGCAGCTGTATTGGTTTTGTATCATAATTGAAAGTCCTGAAATATAGTGACTTATTGCTCTAATAATATTCTCTCTGGTGACCAATTTCCCATATTGTACAGATaatatatacagctctggaaaaattaagagaccactgcaaatttttctgaaatcagcatctctacatgtaagacagccattccattccagtgtctgttgaattccaacacaagcatacctcattctacttaatgaggtactggttaggtgatcacctgaaccaaatcttatttaatgaggaaaagtataaaaaccactgctgtggtcatcactatcctcaTGCAgtaggaccagctggatggcaaaaacagtgctagtagtacctcaaaagtaattggaatcaaaaaataactattgaccattccaaaagaaaagttgaaaagaaaagttttgagtgaggaaaagaagggttcaattctggctttactggctGAGGGATACAGAGTGTCAagttgcttccatccttaaaatttctaagataggggttcataagaacaaggtcaagcagcagacattgggggcaacaaagctacagaccagcagagggcgaaaacgactctccactgaccgggatgaccatTAACTCGtttgaatgtcactcagcaaccgtaggatgacatcaagtgacctacaaaaagaattgCAAAGGATTGAAAGCTGTGgttgaaaatcagggttattccaccaaatactgatttctgaactcttccttagttaaaacattagtattgtgttgtttaaaaattaatttgaacttgttttctttgcattatttgaggtctgaaaacactgcatcttttttgttattttgaccactactcattttctggaaaaataaatgctctaaaggacaatatttttatttggaatttgggagaaatgttgtcagtttatataataaaacaaaaatgttcattttactcaaacacatacctataaatagtaaaatcagagaaactgaaaattttgcagtggtctttttcagagctgtgtgtgtgtataattatatatgtatgtgtgtgtgtgtgtgtgtgtgtgtgtgtgtgtgtgtgtgtgtatatatatatatatatatatatatgtgtgtgtgtatatatgtgcatatatatatatatatatatatatatatatatatatatagctacCGCTTTAGTCATCAGGTTTATTTTTgatcaaaaatatttccattaacAAGGTTTTTACTCTAATTTGAACTGTAGTCCTCCTGAATTACTCATATAGCCTTCAGCTGTCAGTATACACAGTAATCTTCAAGTGTTTTAGCCTTCTCTGAAATACCCCTTAGGCCTGTCTACTGTGGAAACTGAAGGTAACTATAACCAAGGTTTTTCCAGAGAGTGGCAGTGTGAAATCACATGCTTACTTTTTTGTTATTCCCCATTGTAACCACACTGTGGTGCCATTAGACAGGGACTAGTGTGCCATGGTTTGTTAATGTTGACGTAACCCCCAGAAGATAtccatatatatttattcaagagaaaaaataagtgGGATATTTGGTGTTGGCATCAGAACTAAATGcaaattgatcatttttgttcctgttttgaTGATCAATGGTGGCTCCTTCATTCcagttttagtttaaaaacaGTGCCTTTTGAATACCTCAAAACCTACAAGCCCACTTTTGGACAGGTCCACTCGCATTACAAGTCTGCTGTGATTAATATTTTCTTCAAGTGTCTGTATcaatttttctaaattaagaTAAAACTACACATTTATTTAGGCCCGCAAGCAGAGGTAAGTCGTTACTAATGCATTTGATTCATCAGTGAgccaattttttctttttatgctgattgaagaagaaaaaaaaaaagttactgcaATCTGTTGTGAAATAGCCAATGCCAAGGTCATGTGGGAggttccttccttttctctgtgaAATAGAATTAGTTTGAATTACTATTATTTAATTCAGCGCCCGAAGCAGTTGCGAcatacacttcagtttttttcttagaaACTGCACCTCTCTGTCCCAGCACCCCATCTGTGTTCCATGAGCCGTTACCAAGGAAACCGAACCTGCAGCATCTCCTCCAGTGACCTGTCCTAACTgagcaaatgaaatgaaaagacacCTGCAAAGAGCAAATGCAGATACACAGATAGCGTATCTGCTGGGAGACTGAGCGAGGGAGGGGGAAGGAAGTGAGGAAAGTTGCACTCAAGgctccatacacacacacacacacacacacacacacacacacacacacacacacacacacacacacacacacacacacacacacacacacatttttgaccttggtcacttttggggacattacatagacttgcattaatttcctggagacttacccttatatatatgtgtgtatatatatatatatgtgtatgtgtatatatatatatagctacCGCTTTAGTCATCAGGTTTATTCTTGATCAAAAATATTGCCATTAACAAGGTTTTTACTCTAATTTGATCTGTAGTCCTCCTGAATTGCTCATATAGCCTTCAGCTGTCAGTATACACAGTAATCTTCAATCTTCCTCTGAGTTGATGAACAGTTAATACCaaaatactatatatatttattcaaaagaaaaaataaatgagtggagaaaacaaatgcagatgcttccatgcaagtgcactgcatggtacaattaagcaattacCATTCCATCATACTGTGTGGCATGTATAAACATGCTGAGCAGGC
This sequence is a window from Xiphias gladius isolate SHS-SW01 ecotype Sanya breed wild chromosome 22, ASM1685928v1, whole genome shotgun sequence. Protein-coding genes within it:
- the LOC120784136 gene encoding cytochrome c oxidase subunit 6B1, with product MAETIEEKLKNYRTAPFDARFPNTNQTRNCYQNYLDFHRCNKALTAKGQDLTPCQWYMRVYKSLCPMSWVAKWDEQIENGSFPGRI